One Mesorhizobium loti genomic window carries:
- a CDS encoding succinoglycan transport protein — MEANPFDPPEGSLRKSVGRGAVVTAMSQSVRVATQIISVIVLSRLLSPQDFGVVAMCAPVLAFIALFQDFGLTQATIQKSGIRHEEVNYLFWINVAVSAILACVLAGAAPLVAAFYGEPRVAGLVAAFGLQIMAYGLGAQHLALLTRRMQFGRLAVIDVASAIAGLAVSIAWTFIDRSYWALFAGTLTGAVLPTLCYWASSRWRPGLPRKVSGIGELINFGAGITGFNFANFFARNLDNVLIGKYWGEQQLGLYDRAYKLLLFPLSQITNPLSKVMVPALSRLKDEPDRYRSAYLRVMPLILLVALPGVAFATAMSDVLIPFVLGEQWRASAAIFLALGFAGLLQPLNNPAGWLFVSQGRSGDFMRWGIITAVTSVLAFAIGLPYGALGVAIAYAVSEYLRTPFLWLYVGKSGPLQASHVLRGATPFVLGAHLALAAIWLIKPMLPQQHVIALASGAILAYLITIVIALAFASGREALREALKMLPARQPAATPREAQ; from the coding sequence TTGGAAGCCAACCCATTCGATCCGCCGGAAGGCTCGCTGCGCAAATCGGTCGGGCGCGGCGCGGTGGTGACCGCCATGTCGCAATCGGTGCGGGTCGCGACACAGATCATATCCGTCATCGTGCTGTCGCGGCTGTTGTCGCCACAGGATTTCGGCGTGGTGGCGATGTGTGCGCCGGTGCTGGCCTTCATCGCGCTGTTCCAGGATTTCGGCCTGACCCAGGCGACGATCCAGAAATCCGGCATAAGGCACGAGGAGGTGAACTACCTCTTCTGGATCAATGTCGCCGTCAGTGCCATCCTGGCCTGCGTGCTCGCGGGTGCGGCACCACTGGTCGCCGCCTTCTACGGCGAGCCGCGCGTGGCCGGGCTGGTGGCTGCCTTCGGGCTGCAGATCATGGCCTACGGGCTTGGCGCCCAACATCTGGCGCTTTTGACGCGGCGCATGCAGTTCGGCCGCCTGGCGGTCATCGATGTCGCCAGCGCCATCGCCGGGCTGGCCGTATCGATAGCCTGGACTTTCATCGACCGCTCTTACTGGGCGTTGTTTGCGGGCACGCTGACCGGTGCGGTGCTGCCGACGCTGTGCTACTGGGCAAGCTCGCGCTGGCGGCCCGGCCTGCCGCGCAAGGTCTCTGGCATCGGCGAGCTGATCAATTTCGGCGCCGGCATCACCGGTTTCAACTTCGCCAATTTCTTCGCCCGCAACCTCGACAATGTGCTGATCGGCAAATATTGGGGCGAGCAGCAACTCGGCCTTTATGACCGTGCCTACAAGCTGCTTCTGTTCCCGCTCAGCCAGATCACCAATCCGCTGTCGAAGGTCATGGTGCCGGCGCTGTCCAGGCTGAAGGACGAGCCGGACCGCTACCGCAGCGCCTATCTGCGCGTGATGCCGCTGATCCTTTTGGTGGCGTTGCCCGGTGTCGCCTTCGCCACCGCCATGTCGGACGTGCTGATCCCCTTCGTGCTCGGCGAGCAGTGGCGCGCAAGCGCCGCGATCTTCCTGGCGCTCGGCTTTGCCGGGTTGCTGCAGCCGCTCAACAACCCGGCGGGCTGGCTTTTCGTCAGCCAGGGCCGCTCCGGCGACTTCATGCGCTGGGGCATCATCACCGCCGTGACCTCGGTGCTCGCCTTCGCGATCGGCCTGCCCTATGGCGCGCTCGGCGTGGCGATCGCCTACGCCGTCAGCGAATATCTGCGCACGCCGTTCCTGTGGCTCTATGTCGGCAAAAGCGGGCCGCTGCAGGCGAGCCATGTGCTGCGTGGGGCAACGCCGTTCGTGCTCGGCGCCCATCTGGCGCTGGCGGCGATCTGGCTGATCAAGCCGATGCTGCCGCAGCAGCATGTCATCGCCTTGGCCAGCGGCGCCATTCTTGCCTACCTCATCACCATCGTCATCGCGCTGGCCTTCGCATCCGGCCGTGAGGCCTTGCGCGAGGCCCTGAAGATGCTGCCGGCCAGACAGCCGGCGGCAACGCCGCGCGAGGCGCAATAA
- a CDS encoding glycosyltransferase, whose protein sequence is MKVLFASGNGYPPEFGGGVQSSTHHLVQQLIEHGHEASVLAALFGDGMFGLKARAKMKLLRQPAVVDSFPGYPVIRTWFPWEAARFAVKKQKPDVTVVQCHKSVPLGKALQAEGVPLVVYLRNVEFHELGGDLRELRSALYIANSEFTARAYSKEFGIEATVIPPTINPMQYSTPTTGQFVTLINPYEEKGFELAVRIAGACPEIPFLFVESWKLEDDHRARIEETIRPLGNVTLESRTNDMKTIYGRTRILLAPSKWEEAWGRVASEAHCSGIPVVGSRRGGLPEAIGPGGAVLDYDAPLIDWVAAVRQLWNDKKEYERVSSLARGFAGRPELDPDRQFVTFFSILDRAVQQRARQAA, encoded by the coding sequence ATGAAAGTCCTCTTTGCCAGCGGCAACGGCTACCCGCCAGAGTTCGGCGGCGGCGTCCAGTCCAGCACGCATCATCTGGTGCAGCAGCTGATCGAACACGGGCATGAAGCATCGGTGCTCGCCGCTTTGTTCGGCGACGGCATGTTCGGCCTCAAGGCGCGCGCCAAGATGAAGCTCTTGCGGCAACCCGCGGTCGTCGACAGCTTTCCCGGCTACCCGGTGATCAGGACATGGTTTCCTTGGGAAGCAGCACGCTTTGCCGTCAAGAAACAGAAACCGGATGTGACCGTGGTCCAGTGCCACAAATCGGTTCCGCTGGGCAAGGCACTGCAAGCCGAGGGTGTGCCGCTGGTCGTCTATCTCAGAAATGTCGAGTTCCATGAACTGGGCGGCGACCTGCGCGAATTGCGCTCCGCGCTCTACATCGCCAATTCCGAGTTCACCGCGCGCGCCTACAGCAAGGAATTTGGCATCGAGGCGACGGTGATCCCGCCAACCATCAATCCGATGCAATACAGCACGCCGACCACGGGCCAGTTCGTCACCTTGATCAACCCCTATGAGGAAAAGGGTTTTGAGCTGGCGGTGCGCATTGCCGGCGCCTGCCCGGAAATCCCGTTCCTGTTCGTCGAAAGCTGGAAGCTAGAGGACGACCATCGTGCGCGCATCGAAGAGACGATCAGGCCACTCGGCAATGTCACGCTGGAGAGCCGCACCAACGACATGAAGACGATCTATGGCCGCACCAGGATCCTGCTTGCGCCCTCGAAATGGGAGGAGGCCTGGGGCCGTGTGGCGTCAGAGGCCCATTGCAGCGGCATTCCGGTCGTCGGCTCGCGGCGCGGCGGCTTGCCCGAAGCGATCGGGCCCGGCGGCGCGGTGCTCGATTATGACGCTCCGCTCATCGACTGGGTCGCGGCCGTCAGGCAGCTGTGGAACGACAAAAAGGAATACGAGCGGGTTTCAAGCCTCGCGCGCGGCTTTGCGGGCCGCCCGGAGCTCGATCCCGATCGCCAGTTCGTCACCTTCTTCTCGATACTGGACAGGGCGGTGCAGCAACGCGCGCGCCAGGCAGCCTGA
- a CDS encoding phosphoribosyltransferase — protein MHYRSISDMNDTIVSNLHRLPRDIDLVVGVPRSGVLAATLVSLAANIPMTDLDSFLEGRVYTSGITKRRAALDRKVADMRKVLVIDDSIAGGNAMRDARARIEAAGIEGDFIYAAVFGLEPKHPETDLVFEVVLHPRMFQWNFMHHKFLAQCCVDIDGVLCLDPTEAENDDGPAYEKFLSEARPLHAPTHRIGWLVTSRLEKYRALTEAWLARNGILYDQLIMLDLPSKAERQRLGAHGSFKADFYRKSNAILFIESEHAQALKITELSGKPVLCVETHIVSFPDTLSLPALGQAARNLPARLRQVNSQEGRKGAAKALARALLGARGYETLKSRVKRPA, from the coding sequence ATGCACTACCGATCGATCTCCGACATGAACGACACGATCGTCAGCAACCTTCACCGGCTGCCGCGCGACATCGACCTGGTGGTCGGCGTCCCCAGAAGCGGCGTGCTGGCGGCGACGCTTGTCAGCCTTGCGGCGAACATTCCGATGACCGACCTGGACTCCTTCCTGGAAGGCCGGGTCTACACGTCAGGCATCACCAAGCGCCGCGCCGCACTCGACCGCAAGGTCGCCGACATGCGCAAGGTGCTGGTGATCGACGACAGCATCGCCGGCGGCAACGCCATGCGCGATGCCCGCGCCCGTATCGAGGCCGCCGGCATCGAGGGCGATTTCATCTATGCCGCGGTGTTCGGCCTGGAGCCGAAGCACCCGGAAACCGACCTCGTCTTCGAGGTGGTGCTGCATCCGCGCATGTTCCAGTGGAATTTCATGCATCACAAATTCCTGGCGCAATGCTGCGTCGATATCGATGGCGTGTTGTGCCTCGACCCGACCGAAGCGGAAAACGACGACGGTCCGGCCTATGAGAAATTCCTCAGCGAAGCGCGGCCGCTTCATGCCCCGACCCACAGGATCGGCTGGCTGGTCACCAGTCGGCTGGAGAAATACCGCGCGCTGACCGAGGCCTGGCTGGCCAGGAATGGGATCCTGTACGACCAACTGATCATGCTCGACCTGCCAAGCAAGGCGGAGCGCCAGCGGCTTGGCGCGCATGGCAGTTTCAAGGCCGATTTCTACCGGAAATCCAACGCCATCCTGTTCATCGAAAGCGAGCACGCGCAGGCGCTGAAGATCACGGAGCTGTCGGGCAAGCCGGTGCTGTGCGTCGAAACGCACATAGTCAGCTTTCCCGACACGCTGTCGCTGCCGGCGCTCGGCCAGGCGGCGCGCAACCTGCCGGCCAGGCTGCGGCAGGTCAACTCGCAGGAAGGCCGCAAGGGCGCCGCCAAGGCCTTGGCCCGCGCCCTGCTGGGCGCGCGTGGCTACGAGACGCTGAAAAGCCGGGTCAAGCGCCCGGCCTGA
- a CDS encoding glycosyltransferase, succinoglycan biosynthesis protein EXOL has product MLHVLYLVHDVSDPAVRRRITMLRTGGARVTLAGFRRTATPIADIEGLQPIDLGATRDGRFAQRLAAVAKATVSIGSKLRGTPRPDLIIARNLEMLALARRARSAFGATVPIVYECLDIHRLVLRDDVLGKALRATERHLARDVKLLVTSSPAFIANYFKPFRQVAAPVELVENKYFEAAAILPGEREAVEAPVAPPWRIGWFGALRCRRSLKLLADFTHRMDGRFEVVLRGRPALSEFPDFHAFVDAEPYLSFRGPYRNPEDMAAIYQDVHFSWAIDFFEEGQNSEWLLPNRLYEGCRFGAVPISMGHTETGRFLSRQDIGILLPKATPDALETALGKMEEHRFGRLKARVLAHNPRTWSYDRSDCRALVEKLRRLTTVREPLATEALA; this is encoded by the coding sequence ATGCTGCATGTCTTGTACCTGGTGCACGATGTCTCCGATCCGGCGGTTCGCCGACGGATCACAATGCTCAGGACAGGCGGTGCCCGGGTTACCCTGGCTGGCTTTCGCCGCACCGCGACCCCGATTGCCGATATTGAAGGATTGCAGCCGATCGACCTTGGCGCGACGCGTGATGGCCGATTCGCCCAGCGCCTGGCGGCGGTGGCGAAAGCGACGGTTTCGATAGGCTCGAAGCTGAGGGGCACGCCGCGGCCCGATCTCATCATCGCGCGCAATCTGGAAATGCTGGCGCTGGCCCGTCGCGCCAGGTCGGCTTTCGGTGCCACGGTGCCGATCGTCTATGAATGCCTCGACATCCACCGTCTGGTGCTTCGCGACGATGTTTTGGGCAAGGCACTGCGCGCCACCGAGCGCCATCTGGCGCGCGACGTGAAGCTGCTGGTGACCAGTTCGCCCGCCTTCATCGCCAATTATTTCAAACCTTTCCGCCAGGTCGCCGCCCCCGTCGAGCTGGTCGAGAACAAATATTTCGAGGCAGCGGCGATCTTGCCCGGCGAGCGTGAGGCGGTGGAAGCGCCTGTCGCCCCGCCATGGCGGATCGGTTGGTTCGGAGCGCTGCGCTGCCGACGCTCGCTCAAGCTGCTGGCCGATTTCACCCACCGTATGGATGGACGTTTCGAAGTGGTGCTGCGCGGGCGTCCGGCGCTCTCCGAATTCCCGGATTTCCATGCCTTCGTCGATGCCGAACCCTATCTGTCCTTTCGCGGACCCTACCGCAACCCGGAGGACATGGCGGCGATCTACCAGGACGTCCATTTCTCCTGGGCGATTGATTTCTTCGAAGAGGGGCAGAATTCGGAATGGCTGCTGCCCAACCGCCTCTATGAAGGCTGCCGCTTCGGCGCGGTGCCGATCTCGATGGGCCATACGGAAACCGGACGCTTCCTCAGCCGGCAGGACATCGGCATCCTGTTGCCCAAGGCGACGCCCGACGCGCTCGAAACAGCACTCGGCAAGATGGAGGAGCACCGCTTCGGCAGGCTCAAGGCGCGCGTGCTTGCTCACAATCCGAGGACGTGGAGCTACGATCGCAGCGACTGCAGGGCACTGGTCGAAAAACTGCGCCGCCTGACCACCGTGCGCGAGCCCCTCGCGACCGAGGCCCTGGCATAG